The following coding sequences lie in one Miscanthus floridulus cultivar M001 chromosome 9, ASM1932011v1, whole genome shotgun sequence genomic window:
- the LOC136480727 gene encoding putative disease resistance RPP13-like protein 3 yields the protein MDLVAGAVGSIVTKLGQLLHGEYKLQKGLPEQIEYLKNELESAHTALCKVGETPPEHQDRQVRLWAREVREASYDMEDILDAFLVNVMEGAAPAETKSKKGLLKHLKKNMARLLKTSKAAPAETKSLKEKMDKLLKTSKARHDIAGAIEDMKKRLQDVSDRRDRYSIPVAVAAPPTKLDPRLVDMHKEATQIIGIERTRVKLIAMLQSSTHGHGDAGASSSSNRTKIVSVVGAGGLGKTTLAKAVYDELSMGYDCRAFVSVGRNSDLVQVFTSIFLLLDEKKYKAIRDVKDLQLLIGELRKFLENKRYFIVIDDIWDINSWQAIGSALHQNNNGSRVVKTTRNLEVACGDEVYQLGPLSHDNSKKLFYMRLYGGEDKCPAHHPEEASQKILDKCGGVPLAIITMASLLVGKSREDWFEVCSSPGFYRGRENKQVDDTVWILSISYYDLPSHLKTCLLYLSVYPEDYVIKKDSLIWKWVAEGFIEKKTGTSLFQRGEKYFHQLINRNMIQGVESEEEGIIHCCRVHDMVLDLIRGLAGEENFITISNEDGGTSSRHKVRRIAHQNRRLLDQSHPDGHRDMTELRSLVAHGCDIRGLVLHPSFKLLRVLALERCTSSDNDEYDRHWLDHLGKLVHLRYLGLRGTKVRELPEAIGALKLLQTLDLEGIRVRGYGMQVELPSSVSLLTRLVCIRCDEYTKVPDGFLQEVTSLEEIQIRVRMLSFESKRQFLKELGNKSLLRVLRVIGIGKLDESVQAELLKSLGNLQKLEHLHLHVFQFRESSPASTEWYKAVLSEHLRHLHIHGIRFPCVPSFINPTLLPNLCYLCLCVGHMDEAGLRALGGLPELRFLHIVPADYGMASDKQAAVVNIAANDVFFHKLRSLKLDGWMVQLATNDDSTSSSFSIWRGGQDAMDVGRSRVAPAPVVVMPNLHGLWFTVPIRAFYKDGHATWSDNLGLDFKCLPSLRYVRARLDCKDAFPDDVDKAEAELWCQAELHPNRSALRLDVFKINQRRMARPIQSDDEEAEDKDTAEEDEMTEEVSAASLSGREEEKKRRRRTLYEKHGFDDFDLLDGFAKIRDIIDDYPYIAVDVQHPGVHGALPSPSVAAEQLVSAENEDMMAQPIHSDDEEMYTLYWHTCLPSFGAVAAVASLLKRPGVIVFSACLGPAVVADERASTERKMLPALLRPIHGRKLLLAIVSSWPAPPSR from the exons ATGGATCTTGTGGCCGGGGCAGTGGGCAGCATCGTCACCAAGCTCGGCCAGCTCCTGCACGGGGAGTACAAGCTGCAGAAGGGCCTGCCAGAGCAAATCGAGTATCTGAAAAATGAGCTCGAGAGTGCGCACACGGCTCTCTGCAAGGTGGGCGAGACGCCGCCAGAGCATCAGGATCGACAGGTCCGGCTTTGGGCTCGCGAGGTCCGAGAGGCGTCCTACGACATGGAGGACATCCTCGATGCCTTCCTCGTCAATGTCATGGAGGGAGCCGCCCCTGCTGAGACTAAAAGCAAGAAAGGCTTGCTTAAACATCTCAAGAAGAACATGGCCAGGCTGTTGAAGACGAGCAAGGCCGCCCCTGCTGAGACTAAAAGTCTCAAGGAGAAGATGGACAAGCTGTTGAAGACGAGCAAGGCGCGCCACGACATCGCTGGCGCGATCGAGGACATGAAGAAACGACTCCAGGATGTGTCGGACCGCCGCGACAGGTACTCCATACCCGTTGCAGTGGCTGCGCCGCCCACCAAACTGGATCCTCGCCTTGTGGACATGCACAAAGAGGCAACACAGATTATTGGCATCGAGAGGACGAGGGTGAAGCTCATAGCCATGCTTCAGTCATCGACCCACGGCCACGGAGATGCTGGCGcctccagcagcagcaaccgGACCAAGATAGTTTCTGTGGTCGGAGCTGGTGGTTTGGGCAAGACCACTCTTGCCAAGGCGGTTTACGACGAGCTGAGTATGGGATATGATTGTCGAGCCTTTGTTTCGGTTGGCCGCAATTCTGACCTGGTGCAAGTCTTCACCAGCATCTTCCTCCTTCTCGACGAAAAAAAGTACAAGGCCATTCGTGATGTAAAGGACCTACAACTGCTCATTGGCGAACTCCGAAAATTCCTTGAAAACAAGAG GTACTTCATCGTTATTGACGACATATGGGACATAAATTCCTGGCAAGCAATAGGATCAGCTTTGCATCAGAACAATAACGGAAGTAGAGTAGTCAAAACTACTCGAAATCTTGAAGTAGCCTGTGGCGATGAAGTTTACCAGCTTGGCCCTCTTTCACATGATAACTCAAAGAAGCTCTTTTATATGAGGCTATATGGCGGTGAAGACAAATGTCCTGCTCATCATCCTGAAGAGGCATCCCAAAAAATTCTGGACAAATGTGGCGGTGTGCCATTAGCTATCATCACAATGGCTAGCTTGTTGGTGGGCAAATCAAGAGAGGATTGGTTTGAGGTCTGCAGCTCTCCTGGTTTCTATCGTGGCAGAGAGAACAAGCAAGTAGATGATACTGTGTGGATATTGTCCATTAGCTACTATGATCTGCCTTCTCATCTGAAGACTTGCTTACTGTACCTAAGTGTGTATCCCGAAGACTATGTGATCAAGAAAGATTCTTTGATATGGAAATGGGTAGCAGAAGGCTTTATAGAGAAGAAAACAGGAACAAGCCTGTTTCAGCGGGGAGAGAAATACTTCCATCAGCTCATAAACAGAAACATGATCCAAGGGGTAGAGTCAGAAGAGGAAGGCATCATACATTGCTGCCGTGTTCATGACATGGTCCTTGATCTTATTCGTGGTCTGGCAGGCGAAGAAAACTTCATCACTATCTCAAATGAGGATGGAGGAACATCATCACGACATAAGGTGCGCCGGATAGCACACCAGAATAGGAGATTGCTGGATCAATCCCATCCTGATGGTCATAGGGACATGACAGAACTGAGGTCATTGGTTGCCCACGGGTGTGATATCCGTGGTCTTGTCTTGCATCCGAGCTTTAAACTCTTACGTGTGCTAGCTTTAGAGAGGTGCACATCATCTGATAATGATGAGTATGACAGGCACTGGCTCGACCATCTTGGGAAACTAGTTCATCTGAGGTACCTTGGATTACGAGGTACAAAGGTCAGGGAGCTCCCGGAGGCGATAGGAGCTCTAAAGCTTCTACAGACACTGGACTTGGAAGGTATCAGAGTAAGAGGATATGGTATGCAAGTCGAACTACCATCGAGCGTTAGCCTGCTAACACGGTTGGTCTGCATAAGATGTGACGAATACACAAAGGTGCCCGATGGGTTCCTCCAGGAGGTGACGTCACTGGAGGAGATACAGATACGTGTTCGCATGCTGTCTTTTGAGTCCAAGAGGCAATTTTTGAAGGAGTTGGGCAACAAGAGCCTACTGAGGGTGCTCCGTGTGATTGGTATAGGCAAGCTGGATGAGAGTGTGCAGGCAGAACTTTTGAAGTCACTAGGCAATCTGCAGAAGCTCGAGCATCTGCATCTGCATGTTTTTCAGTTCCGTGAAAGTAGCCCTGCCTCAACAGAGTGGTATAAAGCCGTGCTTTCGGAACATCTCAGGCATTTGCATATACATGGGATCCGGTTCCCTTGTGTGCCATCATTCATAAATCCCACGCTTCTCCCCAACCTTTGCTACTTGTGCTTGTGTGTGGGTCATATGGACGAGGCAGGTCTGAGAGCCTTGGGTGGGCTGCCAGAACTCCGTTTCCTCCATATTGTACCGGCGGATTATGGTATGGCATCTGATAAGCAGGCTGCGGTAGTTAATATTGCTGCCAATGATGTCTTCTTCCACAAGTTGAGAAGCCTCAAGTTGGATGGCTGGATGGTCCAGTTGGCGACCAACGATGACTCGACTAGTTCTTCGTTTAGCATCTGGAGGGGAGGACAGGATGCTATGGACGTGGGCCGCAGCAGAGTAGCACCGGCCCCTGTTGTTGTCATGCCAAACCTCCATGGCCTTTGGTTCACTGTCCCTATCAGGGCTTTCTACAAGGATGGACACGCTACCTGGAGTGACAATCTCGGCTTGGACTTCAAGTGCCTCCCTTCACTACGCTATGTCAGGGCACGTCTCGACTGTAAGGATGCCTTCCCTGATGACGTGGACAAGGCAGAGGCTGAGCTCTGGTGCCAAGCAGAACTCCATCCCAATCGTTCCGCACTCAGATTGGACGTATTTAAAATTAATCAACGTAGGATGGCACGACCAATACAGAGCGACGATGAAGAG GCTGAGGACAAGGATACAGCAGAGGAGGATGAGATGACAGAGGAGGTCTCAGCAGCTTCACTATCTggcagagaagaggagaagaagagaaggaggagaacATT GTACGAGAAGCACGGGTTCGATGACTTCGATCTGCTG GACGGGTTCGCCAAGATCCGCGACATCATCGATGACTACCCTTACATCGCCGTGGACGTGCAGCACCCCGGCGTACATGGTGCACTGCCCTCTCCGTCCGTAGCTGCTGAGCAACTCGTTTCTGCAGAGAATGAAGATATGATGGCACAACCAATACACAGCGACGATGAAGAG